DNA sequence from the Selenomonas timonae genome:
CGGGGAGATAACCGTAACTTCCTTGCCAAAGATCGAGACCTGATCCGCCGTCACCTCGGAGGTCGAGCCCTCGGGCGTCGTGATCTCGCATTTCTCAATGTTGCCGTCGTCACCGATGAAAATCTCGGTGATCGTGCCCTGAATGACACCCGTGCGCGTGATTGCCTTCGTGCCGATGACGCGGATGTTGTCGTCGAGCAGGGTCTCGAAATCGCCCGCCGCATCGAGCGTCAGGATGTTCTCGCTGTTGTTGATCGTGACGGCATCCTCGCCGACCGCAATGACATTATCGTAGGGAATGAGCTTGACTCCGCGATACCAGTCCTCGTCCTCAATTGTAATTGCCGCTACAACGCGGTTCGGTGCATCGATGAGAAGGGTCTTGCTCATGCCGAGCTCGCGCCCCTCGGTGATGCTGATGACGGGAAGTCCCAGAATGTCAACGCTTTTCTTCATGTGTATTCCTCCATTTTACTATAAAATGTCAGGTGTTCGGCTCATCTGCGCGCCGATCCGCCTCCACAATGATCTCCTTTGGAACATCGCCAAAGGGGAGCGAGGGCGTTCCCTGCGCCGCGAGCATATGAGAAACGACGGTCAGGGCTCTGCGGGAGCGCTCAAACTCCTGAGCCATGACGGCGTTCTGTGCAATGATGGGAAGCGCGCGCGCCTCGTCAAAGAGGCGGAGCGCCGCATCGTAGTCCCCGCGTCGCTTGTAAAGCGTCGAGAGCTCGATGATGAGATACGGCATATAGGAGTCATCCGGATAGCGCGCAAGCGCTCTGCGATACGCCGCAATGGCACGCAGCGGCTCGCTCTCCGCCGCCTCGTATGCAATATCCAGCAGTGCATCCAGACTCTCCGCTGTCAGCTCCGGCAGCTGTGTCAGCTGCGGCTCAGGAAGCGTCTCCGTGGGGAGCTCGCACTCCTGCGTCTCGGCGTAGACCGCCGGTGCAAGCGCGGGCACACGATCCACCGTCGGCGTCTCTGCCTCCGGCTCTGCCGCGAGCGCCTCCTGCATTTCGACCGTCTGCGCACGTCGCCCTGCACGCGCCGTGAGAAAGCGGTTGTAGAGCGTTACAATGAGTCCCGCACCCGCAATCAGCGCGCCCATCTGCATATAGTAGACCTCGGTGAGCGGCGGGCGCAGAGCGATCAGCCCCGCAACGACGCCGATGCTTATCAGGACGGCAAAAATGAGCGAGGAAAGGCGAATCTGCTGCTGCAATGCCGTCGCCCCCTTTTCACACGACCAACCCCCGATACAGCGGGCATACTGATAGGTATTCTAAGACGATTTCGACATGAACGCGCAAATTCCTTCTTTGGATACCGTAAATATTAAAAAATTTCGCCGCTCTTTTTCCAAAACTTTTTTCTTTCGGCTCTTTTTTCATTTCTTATTTTATAGTATAATGGCTGTGACATTCATTCGCGTGCGCAGATGCAAGTCGTGTGCGTGAGGGGAATATAGGCTGATTCACTAACGGATGGGAGAGGTTCACATGACGCAGGAAACAGTGATGATCGAGAACAAGACGGGCATTCATGCACGTCCCGCATCGGTGTTCGTTCAGACGGCAACGAAGTTCAAGTCCAAGATCCAGATCGAGGCAAAGGGCAAGAAAGTTGACGCCAAGAGCATTCTCATGCTGATGAGCATGGGGCTTGTCAAGGGCACGGAGCTCACCATCATCGCCGAGGGCGAGGACGAGGCAGCAGCCGTGAAGGAGCTCGCAGATCTCGTCAACTCGAAGTTCGGCGAAGAGTAATCGGATAACTACGGGACGCCCCGAGGTTTTGCAGTACACTGTTTGCCTCGCGGCGTTTTTTCATAGGAATAGGGAGGGTGTTAGATATGGCGGAAACAATCCGTGGAAAAGGCGTCATCTCCGGGATCGCCGTCGGCAAGGTCATGCTCGCAGGGCAGAACCTCGACGGCTATCTTGCAGCCTATAAGCCCGGCTCCGTCGCAGAGGAGCAGAGCAAGGCGGAGGCGGCACTCGTCGCCGTCACCGAGACTCTGCTCGCGACCATCGAGCGTCTGCGCAAAGAGGAGCAGGCGGAGCAGGCAGCCATCCTCGAGGCACATCGCATGATGGTACAGGACCCGATGATGGCGGAGAACATCAAGGCAAAGATCGATGCATCGGGCAGCGCACCGCAGGGCATCCTCGACGCGGCGAACGAGCAGGCACAGCTCTTCGAACAGATGGAGGACGAGTACTTCGCCGCGCGCGCGATCGACCTGCGCGATGTGGGCAAGCGCATCGCCAAGTACGTTCTCGGCGTCAAGGAGCCTGAGATCGGCGCGGGTCAGGTCATCCTCTGCGGCGAGGAGATCGAGCCGTCCGTTGTGGCGGGGATGCCCACGGAGCAGATTGCGGGCGTCATCCTCGGCTCGGGCAGTGCAACGAGCCACGTTGTCATCATCGCAAAGGCACGTGCGATTCCGACGGTGCTCGGCATCGGCGACAAGATCAACCTCATCCAGGACGGCGACGAGCTCATCCTCGACGGCAGCCGCGGCGACATCATCATCCGTCCGACCGAAACGGAGCGCGCACTCTATCAGGGCAAGATCGAGGAGCAGAAGAAGCTCGCGGCGCACTACGCGGCACTCAAGGATCTCCCGGCTGTGACGAAGGACGGCGTGCGCATCGAGCTGACGGCGAACATCGGCACGCATATGGACGTGGACAACGCGCTCACATACGGCGCGGAGGGCGTCGGCCTCTTCCGCTCCGAGTTCGTCTTTATGGGCTCCACGACAATCCCAAGCGAGGAAGACCAGTTCAAGGCATATCGCGCCGCTGTCGAGAAATGCGGCGGCCACATCTGCGTCATCCGCACGATGGACATCGGCGGCGACAAGCCCCTGCCCTACCTCAACATCGACCCCGAGGAGAATCCGTTCCTCGGCTACCGCGCACTGCGCATCAGCCTCGACCGTCATGACCTCTTCCTCCCACAGATCAAGGCGATCCTGCGCGCAGGACTCTACGGCAAGGCGGCGATGATGGTGCCGATGGTCATCAGCGTCAGCGAGATCCAGCGCGTACTGAAGCTCGTCGAGCAGGCAAAGGTCGAGCTCGCCCACGAGGGCAAGGAGTACTCCGACGACGTGCAGATCGGCATCATGGTCGAGACGCCCGCCGCCGCTGTTGTCTCCCCACTCCTCTCCCAGTACGTCGACTTCTTCAGCATCGGCACGAACGACCTCATCCAGTACACGCTCGCGGTCGACCGCGGCAACGCACAGATCGCGAACCTCTACAACCCGTTCAATCCCGCCGTCCTCCGCCTCATCCAGCGCACGATCCAGAGCGCGCGCGAGCGCGGCATCTGGGCGGGCATGTGCGGCGAGATGGCGAGCGACCCGTACGCCGCCGTCATCCTCCTCGGCATGGGCATCACGGAGCTCTCCATGAGTGCGCCGAGCATCCCGCGTGTCAAGGAAATGATCCGCTCCGTCACCTCGACGCAGGCAAAGGAACTCCTCGCCGATGTCATGAAGATGGAGCACGGCGTCGAGATCCGCGCATACCTGCACAAGATGCTCGAGGGCTCGGACGCAAGCACGGGGATCTGATTGTTGCTACAGTCACAGACATCTGCGCACATATAGCTCATACTGTAGGCGTGTGTTATATTTGATATGAAAAGACTCCTGCTGCGCCTCGGTGCAGCAGGAAATTTTCATTTGGAGAGCGCGATGAAACTATCCATCGACACCGACGCCTGTGTCTCCTGCGGCATGTGCGCGGAGCGGCTGCCCGACGTCTTCCGCATCGACCGCGTGGCACGCGCTGCGGTTATCGTGCGCCAGCCGCGGCCCGCCGAACAGGACGATGCCATCGAGGCGGCGGAGGACTGCCCTGCGGGCGCGATTGTTTTAAGGAAGCACTGATAAAACCAGCGTTTCCCTATCTTTTTTTCGTGGAAAATACGTGAGAATGTGCTACAATAGAGAAGGGTTTTCGACTGTCGTTTCTGTTTCGGGGGGAATCTGCAATGACGGAATTGAAGTTGGAGCCGTTCGGCACAATGCCGGGCGGGGATCGGATCGATCTCTACACGCTGACGAATGAGCACGGCACACGGGTCGCGATCACGACCTACGGCGCGCGCCTCGTGAAATTCGAGCGACTCGTGCACGGCGCGCCGCTCGACATCGTGCTCGGCTATGAGACGGGCGAGGACTATGTTGCCGACACCGCCTCGATGGGTGCCATTGTTGGACGACACGCGAACCGCATTGCGGGCGGGCGCGTCACGATCGCAGGGCGCCCCTATCAGCTCGAGCTGAACTCGGGCTCACACAAGCAGAACCACATCCACGGCGGCACAAAGGGGCTGCACTATCACCTCTGGACGGCGGAGATCGTGGACGGCGGCGTAGAGTTCACCGCGATCAGTCCCGACGGCGAGGGTGGCTACCCCGGCAATTTCGAGGCAAAGGTCGCCTACCGCCTCACGGATGACGACGCACTCCACATCTCCTATCGTGCTGTCAGTGACGCGGACACGATCTGCAACCTCACGAACCACACCTACTTCAACCTCGAGGGTTGGGCGGCGGAGAGCGTGCTCGATCACGAGGCGGAGATCTACGCGGACGAGTTCACGTGGGCGGATGCGGAGTCCCTGCCCGACGGGCGCATCCTCACGGTGTTCGGCACGCCGATGGACTTCACGACGCCGCACCGCATCGGCGAACGCATCGACGCGGACTACGACCAGCTGCAGATGGCGGGTGGCTATGACCACAACTGGGTGCTGCGCGGCGACATTGCACCCGAGCCGTATTCGCATCTGAAGAAGGCGGCGCGCGTGACCTCTGCGAAGACGGGGCTTGCCCTCTCCTGCTACACGACGCAGGTCGGCATGCAGTTCTACACCGGCAACGCCCTCGCGAAGAAGCCACTCATCGGCAAAGGCGGCAGGCAGTTCCCACGGCGCGGCGGCTTCTGCCTCGAGACGCAGTTCTTCCCGAATGCGCCCGCGAATCCGGCATTCCCCCAGCCCGAACTGCGCATGGATGAGGTCTGGGAAGCGGAGACCGTCTACAAACTCGATAATTTATGAGGAAGGAAAAGGGTGTTATGCGAAGCTAACGACTTCGTATAATTCCCTTTTCTATCTTTATGATCACATCTCATCTATAGCAGATACTTATAACAAGTCAATTTTTTCAATTACTCATTTATATAAAACAGCTAGACTTTTCTATCAAAGAAGCGTAAGATAGGAGTTATAAAGACTTCTGCTCACAAAAATTAAGGGAGGATTGACTAAATGAATATTCATGAGTACCAGTCCAAGCAGGTTCTGCGGGAGTTCGGTGTCAACGTACCGAACGGTCTGCCGGCGTTCACCGTCGACGAGGCTGTTGCAAACGCGGAGAAGCTTGGCTCCCCCGTCATCGTCGTCAAGGCACAGATCCACGCGGGCGGCCGCGGCAAGGCAGGCGGCGTCAAGATCGCAAAGAATAAAGAGGAAGTCCGCACCTACGCGCAGGAGCTTCTCGGCAAGACCCTCGTCACGCATCAGACCGGCCCCGAGGGCAAGGTCGTCGGACGCCTCCTCATCGAGGAAGGCTCGAAGATCAAGAAGGAATTCTACCTCTCCTTCGTCGTTGACCGTCAGACGGCAAGCATCGTCATGATGGGCTCCGAGGAGGGCGGCGTCGAGATCGAGAAGGTCGCGGCGGAGACCCCCGAGAAGATCATCAAGGAGTACATCGACCCCGTCATCGGACTCGCACCGTTCCAGGCGACGCGCATGGCCTACGCCATCAACATCCCAGGACCTGCAGTCCGCAAGGCAGCGGCGCTCATGCAGGGACTCTATGAGGCATTCATCGGCAAGGACTGCTCGCAGGTCGAGATCAACCCGCTCGTCGTCACCGAGGACGACGATGTCATCGCGCTCGACGCGAAGCTGAACTTCGACGACAGCGCGCTCTTCCGCCACCCCGACATTGCGGAGCTGCGCGATGAGACGGAGGAGGATCCGAAGGAGCGTGAGGCTGCGGCTGCGGGGCTGAACTATGTCAACCTCGGCGGCGATGTCGCGTGCATGGTCAACGGCGCAGGGCTTGCGATGGCAACCGTTGACATCATCAAGCACTACGGCGGCGAGCCCGCAAACTTCCTCGATGTCGGCGGCGACTCCGAGCCCGAGAAGATTGCAAAGGCGTTCAGCAT
Encoded proteins:
- the sucC gene encoding ADP-forming succinate--CoA ligase subunit beta produces the protein MNIHEYQSKQVLREFGVNVPNGLPAFTVDEAVANAEKLGSPVIVVKAQIHAGGRGKAGGVKIAKNKEEVRTYAQELLGKTLVTHQTGPEGKVVGRLLIEEGSKIKKEFYLSFVVDRQTASIVMMGSEEGGVEIEKVAAETPEKIIKEYIDPVIGLAPFQATRMAYAINIPGPAVRKAAALMQGLYEAFIGKDCSQVEINPLVVTEDDDVIALDAKLNFDDSALFRHPDIAELRDETEEDPKEREAAAAGLNYVNLGGDVACMVNGAGLAMATVDIIKHYGGEPANFLDVGGDSEPEKIAKAFSIMLEGGQAKGIFVNIFGGINRCDNIANGIIEAAKIISTDGKSLPVPVVVRLEGTKVEEGREILKNTPIANVFPAPTMEGGAEQIVKLVAAAKA
- a CDS encoding aldose epimerase family protein → MTELKLEPFGTMPGGDRIDLYTLTNEHGTRVAITTYGARLVKFERLVHGAPLDIVLGYETGEDYVADTASMGAIVGRHANRIAGGRVTIAGRPYQLELNSGSHKQNHIHGGTKGLHYHLWTAEIVDGGVEFTAISPDGEGGYPGNFEAKVAYRLTDDDALHISYRAVSDADTICNLTNHTYFNLEGWAAESVLDHEAEIYADEFTWADAESLPDGRILTVFGTPMDFTTPHRIGERIDADYDQLQMAGGYDHNWVLRGDIAPEPYSHLKKAARVTSAKTGLALSCYTTQVGMQFYTGNALAKKPLIGKGGRQFPRRGGFCLETQFFPNAPANPAFPQPELRMDEVWEAETVYKLDNL
- the ptsP gene encoding phosphoenolpyruvate--protein phosphotransferase — its product is MAETIRGKGVISGIAVGKVMLAGQNLDGYLAAYKPGSVAEEQSKAEAALVAVTETLLATIERLRKEEQAEQAAILEAHRMMVQDPMMAENIKAKIDASGSAPQGILDAANEQAQLFEQMEDEYFAARAIDLRDVGKRIAKYVLGVKEPEIGAGQVILCGEEIEPSVVAGMPTEQIAGVILGSGSATSHVVIIAKARAIPTVLGIGDKINLIQDGDELILDGSRGDIIIRPTETERALYQGKIEEQKKLAAHYAALKDLPAVTKDGVRIELTANIGTHMDVDNALTYGAEGVGLFRSEFVFMGSTTIPSEEDQFKAYRAAVEKCGGHICVIRTMDIGGDKPLPYLNIDPEENPFLGYRALRISLDRHDLFLPQIKAILRAGLYGKAAMMVPMVISVSEIQRVLKLVEQAKVELAHEGKEYSDDVQIGIMVETPAAAVVSPLLSQYVDFFSIGTNDLIQYTLAVDRGNAQIANLYNPFNPAVLRLIQRTIQSARERGIWAGMCGEMASDPYAAVILLGMGITELSMSAPSIPRVKEMIRSVTSTQAKELLADVMKMEHGVEIRAYLHKMLEGSDASTGI
- a CDS encoding ferredoxin; the encoded protein is MKLSIDTDACVSCGMCAERLPDVFRIDRVARAAVIVRQPRPAEQDDAIEAAEDCPAGAIVLRKH
- a CDS encoding tetratricopeptide repeat protein, giving the protein MQQQIRLSSLIFAVLISIGVVAGLIALRPPLTEVYYMQMGALIAGAGLIVTLYNRFLTARAGRRAQTVEMQEALAAEPEAETPTVDRVPALAPAVYAETQECELPTETLPEPQLTQLPELTAESLDALLDIAYEAAESEPLRAIAAYRRALARYPDDSYMPYLIIELSTLYKRRGDYDAALRLFDEARALPIIAQNAVMAQEFERSRRALTVVSHMLAAQGTPSLPFGDVPKEIIVEADRRADEPNT
- a CDS encoding HPr family phosphocarrier protein, which produces MTQETVMIENKTGIHARPASVFVQTATKFKSKIQIEAKGKKVDAKSILMLMSMGLVKGTELTIIAEGEDEAAAVKELADLVNSKFGEE